CGTCCGGCACGCGGGCGAGCACCGTGGCGGCCTCCCCGACCTCCTCCACGATGGGCGCGCGGATGAAGACGGCGTGCATCGGCTCCTGACCCACCGCCGGGATGTCGAGGTCGGTCTCGAAGGAGTCGACCTGGGAGCCGAACGCGTTGCGGCGCACGGCGACGTCGAGGCCGCCGAGGCTCTGCTGGCCCGCGATTCCGTCGACGATGCGGTCGGCGAGCATGATCAGGCCCGCGCAGGTGCCATAGACGGGCATCCCGGAGGCGATGGCCGCCTTCAGCGGGTCGGCGAGGCCGAACGCGCGGGACAGCTTGTCCATGACGCTCGACTCGCCGCCCGGGATGACCAGGCCCTCCACGGCCTCCAGCTCCTCGGGCCGGCGCACCGGGACCGCGTCGGCGGCGAGGCCGCGCAGGACCGCGAGGTGCTCGCGGAAGTCGCCCTGCAGGGCCAGGACGCCGACGCGGGATGTCGCTCCCGCCACGGGCTACCAGCCGCGCTCGGCGAGGCGGTGCGGCGCGGCGAGGTCGGCGACGTTGATGCCGACCATCGCCTCGCCGAGGCCGCGGGACACCTCCGCGATGACCTTCGGGTCGTCGTAGAAGGTGGTCGCCTTGACGATCGCGGCCGCGCGCTGCTCCGGGTTGCCGGACTTGAAGATGCCGGAGCCGACGAACACGCCGTCGGCGCCGAGCTGCATCATCATCGCCGCGTCGGCCGGGGTGGCGACGCCGCCCGCGGTGAACAGCACGACGGGGAGCTTGCCGGTCTCGGCGATCTCGGCCACCAGCTCGTACGGCGCCTGGAGCTCCTTGGCGGCGACGTAAAGCTCATCCTTCGTCATCGAGCGGAGCGCGTTGATCTCGGCCGTGATCTTGCGGATGTGCTTGGTCGCCTCCGACACGTCGCCGGTGCCGGCCTCGCCCTTCGAGCGGATCATCGCGGCGCCCTCGTTGATGCGGCGCAGCGCCTCGCCGAGGTTGGTCGCGCCGCAGACGAACGGCACCGTGAAGCGCCACTTGTCGATGTGGTTCACGTAGTCGGCGGGCGAGAGCACCTCGGACTCGTCGATGTAGTCGACGTCGAGCGCCTCGAGCACCTGCGCCTCGACGAAGTGGCCGATACGGGCCTTCGCCATGACCGGGATGGAGACCTCGGCGATGATCGCCTCGATGAGGTCGGGGTCGCTCATGCGGGCGACGCCGCCCTGGGCGCGGATGTCGGCGGGCACGCGCTCCAGCGCCATGACCGCGACGGCGCCGGCGTCCTCGGCGATGCGGGCCTGCTCGGGCGTGACGACGTCCATGATGACGCCGCCCTTCAACATCTCGGCGAGGCCGCGCTTGACGCGGCTGGAGCCGGTGAAGGTCTGGGTGCTGTCTGACATCGTCGCCTCTCGTACGGTACAAACGGATTTTTGGCCTATGCCGAACGATAGCATCCCGCCGCACGCTCGATAGACTCGCGGCTGGAGGGTCATGGACACGCAGAGCATCACCGGAGCGACGGCCGCGGAGATCGCGGACAGCATCCGCACCCTCCACGAGCGCGGAGAGCTGCGCGCCGGAGATGCGCTACCGCCCGTCCGGGAGCTGGCCACACGGCTGAGCGTCAACCGCAACACCGCCGTCGCCGCCTACCGTCTTCTCGCCCAGGCCGGGGTCGTCGTCGCACGCGGCCGAGCCGGCACCGTCATCGCCGGGATGGAGGCGGTGGCCCAGGAGGGCTACGCCGCCGGCAGCGTGCTGCGCGACATCGGCACCGGCAACCCCGACCCGCGCCGCATCCCCGACGCGTCGACCGCGCTGGCCGGCGCGCTCGGCCGTCCGGTGCTCTACGGCGAGCCGGTGATCGACCCGGCCCTCGAGCAGCGCGCGCTG
The sequence above is a segment of the Leifsonia williamsii genome. Coding sequences within it:
- the pdxT gene encoding pyridoxal 5'-phosphate synthase glutaminase subunit PdxT codes for the protein MAGATSRVGVLALQGDFREHLAVLRGLAADAVPVRRPEELEAVEGLVIPGGESSVMDKLSRAFGLADPLKAAIASGMPVYGTCAGLIMLADRIVDGIAGQQSLGGLDVAVRRNAFGSQVDSFETDLDIPAVGQEPMHAVFIRAPIVEEVGEAATVLARVPDGRVVAVEQGNLLGTSFHPEITGDTRFHEYFLRRVRAA
- the pdxS gene encoding pyridoxal 5'-phosphate synthase lyase subunit PdxS; translation: MSDSTQTFTGSSRVKRGLAEMLKGGVIMDVVTPEQARIAEDAGAVAVMALERVPADIRAQGGVARMSDPDLIEAIIAEVSIPVMAKARIGHFVEAQVLEALDVDYIDESEVLSPADYVNHIDKWRFTVPFVCGATNLGEALRRINEGAAMIRSKGEAGTGDVSEATKHIRKITAEINALRSMTKDELYVAAKELQAPYELVAEIAETGKLPVVLFTAGGVATPADAAMMMQLGADGVFVGSGIFKSGNPEQRAAAIVKATTFYDDPKVIAEVSRGLGEAMVGINVADLAAPHRLAERGW